A stretch of Phaeodactylum tricornutum CCAP 1055/1 chromosome 26, whole genome shotgun sequence DNA encodes these proteins:
- a CDS encoding predicted protein: protein MLGLRFAHVAVMLVVVVKTVLVSFHNVKSIKPVVSQHIPGQPERAAVVSINEDTGVGVPRRHTPTGKAPSANSTRSDTITGKAPSANSTRSDTIAGDAPSANSTRSDTLTGKRPSANSTRRSTRITTQRTATEFSVSPTTQEIGMKPDWTKLIPQWLHNRNTTSVKLLRTGAPDMPSGAFVHIGKTGGSTLSLHLRNGCHSFIKQPCNQLSLNEVESHVSRLTTYYHVPDFANLRRTRHHLFYVLSIRDPLARLLSVFTYMHPDNIIARGACQWNICETESIWKCFPNLDEFAKALNLYREESKGQEAVAERRCVQGAQSFIRSSDNAPDHFRHSLEAIVEEYMPPNAIMNSTILVVRNEHIWDDWISVNQWLGQEGKVDAFPDNNVRDFSHMTLPVSKNFSEESRKSLCAGLRDEYRIYMTILSKAANIGPVEMAQSIDLAHRNCPSLQFSSFV, encoded by the coding sequence ATGCTTGGTCTACGTTTTGCACACGTTGCTGTGATGCTCGTTGTGGTCGTAAAAACGGTCCTGGTCAGCTTCCACAACGTGAAATCCATAAAGCCAGTAGTGTCGCAACACATTCCCGGGCAGCCGGAGCGAGCGGCTGTTGTTTCTATCAACGAGGATACGGGAGTAGGCGTTCCCAGGCGACACACCCCAACCGGAAAAGCGCCGTCCGCCAACTCAACCAGGAGTGACACAATAACCGGAAAAGCGCCGTCCGCCAACTCAACCAGGAGCGACACCATAGCCGGAGATGCACCGTCCGCCAACTCAACCAGGAGTGACACCCTAACCGGAAAAAGACCGTCCGCCAACTCAACCAGGAGGAGCACACGCATTACTACTCAAAGAACTGCGACAGAATTTAGTGTCAGTCCGACGACACAGGAAATCGGTATGAAGCCTGATTGGACAAAGCTAATACCGCAATGGTTGCACAATCGAAATACAACCAGCGTGAAACTGCTGAGAACTGGGGCACCAGACATGCCTTCAGGTGCTTTCGTGCATATCGGTAAAACGGGTGGATCAACGCTGAGCTTGCACTTGCGCAATGGCTGTCACTCCTTCATCAAACAGCCGTGTAATCAGCTGTCCCTGAACGAGGTGGAATCGCATGTATCCCGCTTGACTACGTACTATCATGTGCCTGACTTTGCCAATCTTAGGCGAACCCGTCACCATCTGTTCTATGTCCTTAGTATCCGCGACCCGTTAGCTCGGCTGTTGTCCGTCTTCACGTACATGCATCCGGATAACATCATTGCCCGCGGCGCTTGTCAATGGAATATCTGTGAAACCGAAAGTATAtggaaatgttttccaaATTTGGATGAGTTTGCTAAAGCCCTCAACTTATACcgagaagaaagcaaaggaCAAGAGGCTGTGGCAGAGAGAAGATGCGTACAGGGCGCTCAAAGCTTTATTCGTAGTAGCGACAATGCACCGGACCACTTTCGACACAGCCTCGAGGCGATTGTGGAGGAATACATGCCACCAAACGCCATAATGAATTCGACCATTCTTGTGGTAAGAAATGAACATATTTGGGACGATTGGATTTCCGTTAACCAATGGCTTGGTCAGGAAGGAAAGGTGGACGCATTTCCAGATAACAATGTACGTGATTTTTCACACATGACGCTCCCCGTTTCCAAAAACTTTTCCGAGGAATCTCGCAAAAGCTTATGTGCCGGTCTCCGCGATGAATACCGAATCTACATGACCATCCTCTCAAAGGCCGCCAATATCGGGCCAGTTGAAATGGCGCAAAGCATCGATTTGGCTCACAGAAACTGCCCGTCTCTtcaattttcttcttttgtttga
- a CDS encoding predicted protein codes for MIVPQPYSFVDSAPSLLASISSVHGQPPALNNANAPAQYLALSSSSSSRLHQSTPLWLSIAAQDGSSFGSLGTGISRTSQSTALLVATVQPAAFSSDDFVSDRIVRVDENGSILLRRSGFVSLAGVKLPKVGTSNSVFPDCVSSTPVAKLQQMLPVREDVWFQRVAGDGRSTRVVLVRMVNSRTDTVKKASIVNESLLESGWALVRTSDNTAVAASSSILSVERLQSLQQRARERQIGLFQTCQDSFQAEFEPLDLTTEIQWGEDGGKQVLRRKEAQPTSPPKNPGDVKGCSDFGTYEDALRWYENYFPFYGDVAKLDRDNDGVPCPGLPHTTNPDRYRMKKPSK; via the coding sequence ATGATTGTTCCACAGCCTTACTCATTCGTTGATTCCGCACCATCGCTTCTTGCATCCATTTCTTCGGTACATGGGCAACCCCCAGCATTGAACAATGCCAACGCCCCAGCACAATATCTGGCGttatcatcgtcgtcctcatccCGACTACACCAAAGCACGCCGCTGTGGTTGTCGATTGCGGCTCAGGACGGATCCTCTTTTGGAAGCCTCGGTACGGGGATATCTCGTACTAGCCAATCAACAGCATTGTTAGTAGCAACAGTACAACCCGCAGCGTTTTCCTCGGATGATTTCGTATCGGACCGAATTGTTCGTGTGGACGAAAACGGAAGCATCCTACTGCGTCGCAGCGGCTTCGTGTCGCTGGCTGGAGTTAAACTTCCGAAAGTCGGGACAAGTAACTCGGTTTTCCCAGACTGTGTTTCGTCGACCCCAGTAGCTAAACTTCAACAAATGCTGCCGGTACGCGAGGACGTGTGGTTCCAGCGTGTTGCCGGAGACGGACGGAGTACTCGCGTTGTCCTTGTGCGGATGGTGAACAGTCGAACGGATACGGTAAAGAAAGCAAGCATTGTCAACGAATCTCTGTTAGAGTCCGGTTGGGCATTGGTGCGCACGAGTGACAACACGGCGGtggcggcatcgtcgtcCATTTTGTCCGTGGAGCGTTTACAATCGCTTCAGCAGAGAGCCCGCGAGCGACAAATCGGTTTGTTCCAAACATGTCAAGATTCGTTTCAGGCCGAATTTGAACCCCTTGACCTTACCACAGAAATTCAGTGGGGTGAAGATGGCGGAAAGCAGGTATTGCGTCGCAAAGAGGCCCAGCCGACGAGTCCACCTAAGAATCCTGGAGATGTGAAGGGATGTTCCGATTTTGGAACGTACGAAGATGCTTTGCGATGGTACGAAAATTACTTTCCCTTTTATGGTGACGTTGCCAAGTTAGATCGAGATAATGATGGTGTCCCTTGTCCAGGCTTGCCGCACACTACAAATCCGGATCGATACCGCATGAAAAAACCTAGCAAATGA